A window from Pseudomonadota bacterium encodes these proteins:
- a CDS encoding trimethylamine methyltransferase family protein has protein sequence MNSERSGRVAQRRRRKVPNNVETARTPPPVGGRLRPLSAAETETVIDAAFAIVGEIGFADCAPHLIERACMNGARLRSDGRLTFPRAMVEDALRRTARTVALPGFTDDTGLEIGGGRVHIGTGGAAVEILDADAMMFRDAGLADLYRLMRIVGVSDNIHYGVRPVVARDMATPLELDLNTAFACMKATSKPIGVSFDSAEHVVPVTQLFDMALGRDDGFRARPFCFAVTVHVVPPLRFASEGLAIMEAAIAAGMPLQICTAAQAGATSPVTLAGALAQGLAECLGGLMIVDLIRPGFPCIFAFMPFISDLRTGAMTGGSGEAAVANAAAAQLMLDLGLPSTVSAGMTDAKLADAQSGYEKGYTVALAAQAGADMINLSVGMLGSIMAASPEALVIDNDMCGAILRSVRGIEMPHDAIDLDMIERVVTGPGHYLGEDQTLALMKSEYTYPDLGDRQSIADWTDDGAKSIWQRARQRVAEIDKADPPSHLPADREARIRVAFPIHLPAT, from the coding sequence ATGAACAGCGAACGGAGCGGTCGCGTGGCGCAACGGCGGCGGCGGAAAGTCCCAAACAATGTTGAGACGGCGCGGACACCACCGCCTGTGGGCGGTCGGCTTCGTCCGCTCTCCGCGGCCGAGACAGAGACCGTCATCGATGCGGCGTTTGCGATTGTTGGCGAAATCGGTTTCGCCGACTGTGCGCCACACCTGATCGAGCGCGCCTGCATGAACGGAGCCCGGCTGCGTTCCGATGGCCGCCTGACGTTTCCGCGTGCCATGGTCGAGGACGCCCTTCGCCGAACCGCCCGCACGGTGGCGTTGCCGGGCTTCACGGACGATACGGGGCTGGAGATTGGCGGCGGCCGAGTTCATATCGGAACCGGTGGGGCAGCGGTCGAGATCCTGGATGCCGACGCCATGATGTTCCGCGATGCCGGTCTTGCTGATCTCTACCGTCTGATGCGCATCGTCGGGGTCAGTGACAACATCCACTACGGCGTGCGGCCCGTTGTCGCACGGGACATGGCGACGCCTCTCGAGCTGGACCTCAACACGGCCTTTGCGTGCATGAAGGCGACCTCGAAACCGATCGGCGTGAGTTTTGACTCGGCGGAGCACGTGGTGCCGGTGACACAGCTCTTCGATATGGCTTTGGGAAGGGACGACGGATTTCGCGCCCGGCCGTTCTGCTTTGCCGTCACCGTTCACGTCGTGCCGCCGCTGCGTTTTGCGAGCGAAGGCCTCGCCATCATGGAAGCGGCCATCGCCGCCGGCATGCCGTTGCAGATTTGCACCGCCGCTCAGGCTGGTGCGACCAGTCCGGTAACGCTCGCCGGCGCCTTGGCGCAAGGTCTGGCTGAGTGTCTGGGGGGCCTCATGATTGTCGATCTGATCCGGCCCGGCTTCCCCTGCATCTTCGCCTTCATGCCGTTCATCTCCGATCTCAGAACCGGGGCGATGACCGGCGGCAGTGGCGAGGCGGCGGTGGCCAACGCGGCTGCCGCACAATTGATGCTGGATCTGGGTCTGCCGTCGACCGTCTCAGCAGGCATGACCGACGCCAAGCTGGCAGACGCCCAGTCCGGCTATGAGAAGGGGTACACCGTGGCGCTCGCCGCCCAGGCCGGTGCGGACATGATCAACCTCTCGGTCGGTATGCTCGGCTCGATCATGGCGGCGTCGCCCGAAGCGCTGGTGATCGACAACGACATGTGCGGTGCGATCCTGCGATCGGTCCGCGGCATCGAGATGCCTCACGACGCCATCGATCTAGACATGATCGAACGCGTGGTGACGGGTCCCGGCCACTATCTTGGCGAAGATCAGACTCTCGCGCTGATGAAGTCCGAATACACCTATCCCGATCTCGGCGACCGCCAGAGCATCGCCGATTGGACCGATGACGGGGCAAAGTCGATCTGGCAGCGCGCCAGGCAGCGTGTCGCCGAGATCGACAAGGCCGATCCGCCCAGCCATTTGCCCGCCGACCGTGAAGCACGGATCAGGGTGGCGTTCCCTATTCACCTGCCGGCGACGTAA